The region TCCCTAACACTCACATGTCactcccctgcttacttcccttcactggctgcctgtcatggctcgcatcaaattcaaaacattggtgctagccttccaagcagttaaggggtcagctccagcttacctccaaaaaatcatcagaccctacacccctgccagacctcatcgttcggccaccacaggccgcttggcacctccccctctccggactcccacctcatgctcacgactactgtctgttctggctccacggtggtggaactaactccccgtggaggtcagaacagtagaatctcttcccaccttcaagtgcaaactgaagacgcacctcttcaagcagcatctccctgtccctccctacctccctgtaaaccttaattgtctttctgtgatttgcttgtgtatcaggatgttttagtttggctaggtaagcagtgtttggctagttaaggggtttgttcatacatttgcgtgttgcggtattataaagaaattaattaaattaaaaaatcaaatggaccctggtccttatctttgttgtgcaggtagcagttgaaattgtacttccctctagggtctttcagcgcacttatccctggttatgggtatgcactttgttgtatgtcgctctggataagagcgtctgccaaatgccattaatgtaatgtaatgtaatgtaacagagtTATTGCTTCTTTTCCATTCTGATGTGTcagaacaacaactgaacttcATGACcgtatgtttttatgcattgagtggctgccacatgattggctggtcaGATATTTGCATTCATGCCCTGCGTACTAGACTACCTAATaaggtggtcactgagtgtagactGTGACTTATGTGGCCTCTTGGAAACCACTCCACCTTCTTTATATGCAATGTTATAGGGAGATACGCAGGCCGGACTGAAAACcttttatttatacatacagtCAAATACAACTATACATACAGTCCAAGCTAAACTGATCTGAGATTGGTTTCCTTAATCATGAAAGCAGAAAGTGAATGTGTTTTCGTCAGTGGTGCTACTATACTTTGCTGACAATGTTAAAATCTATTTCAGCTGGTTCATAGTTTCCCAATGCAGTTTCCTGGTTTCACAACTGGTGCTCTTTCTTCCTCTCGTGAACTCTTAGTATAGCATACTGAAAATGTCAGACTGGGTGCTGTGCCTCCTTCTTCTCTGCTGCATCATAGGTAAGCTCCTGCTTAACCGTCTCTCACAGCTCTTCCATTAAGAGTAGTTATTAATGCATACAAAGGTCAAGGTGAAAGCAATATTTCAAAGAAATGAGAGTGTGTCTCCTATAGCCTTATAGCCTTTGTGTCAATAATTGTGTCAATGTCAGATGATGACTTTCCATGAcggcacaaatgcacacacacacacacacacacacacacacacacacacatacacacaaacttgtCTTTCACAAGAGGaacaaacatttttatgtgtgtgtgtgcattgaaataaagtgacagtgcaggtatgtatttgttcttcaaggatcaaaaaaattaaaatgagcagGATCAAATTAgtaatatattgctggctaatTTTAGGCACGTATAAGGTACTGCCCCAGCAAAATGTTATACCTTTTTGCGTACTTTTCTTACAAATGCTGTTTCAATTTGAGTTTGGTGAATCTAGTGCAGCAAAAGAAGAGTCCTCTTTTCAAACCCATTTCTCTCCTCATATGCCCCAGGTTGTCGTGGTGTGCAGTGGTCTCTTGATGACTCGCCTAAGGTTGATGGCACTAAGGGACAGTATGCCATTCTACCATGCTCTTTCACCCACCCAGAACAGCAGTCATTCACAGGGGAGATCCTTGTAAAATGGATAACAGGAACATTTCATGGTCCTACCATGTTCCAGTGCAGTGTGATGAACAGCACTGAAGggaggtatgaaaagtgctcaGACCCTAATGTGCCGAACCGTTACTCTCTGCGGGGAAACCCACGGGAGAGGAACCTGTCTCTCCTCATCCAGGGACTGGAGCTCTCTGACATCGATCAGTACTATTGCAGAGTGGAGCTGGACAACACGAGAAGTACCATGTACCAGAGCCCAAAAGGAACATTCCTCAATATCCCTGGTGAGGGTCGGACTCAAGCTGTTTCTCTTGTGATTACTCGTCAACATACTGATGTTTATGCCATCTGTAGATATCAGAATAGCACATGGAACTATTTTGATGTTCTTTGATTTTTATTTGCAATCAAAGCACAACAATGCCTGTAGCAGAAGCAAAGAGTGTATATATTCAGAAATTCTAGGCTCTGGTGGCTTTTTTCCCAATTGGTTTAATTTTGAGATGACAAACATtaccataattattatttaaatgggAAATACCATGTTATGTTTTCGATAGACCAAGGAACACTTATTGTAACAAAGAGGAGGTGGAAGATAAACCATCAGGGTGCAtttccctctcctccagctccgcCTGAGATCCTCAGCCTCTCCCAGGTGCCAGGACCTCCACCCAGCAATGTCAGCCTGGAATGTGTGGCTGAAGGGAACCCACGTCCTACCCTCACCTACCACTCTCCAGCAGGCCTGGAGATACCTGGCTCCATGCTCGTCCCATTAGTCCCATCAAAGGTCAATCGATTCCGGACTATGGTTCACATCCCTATGGCTACAAGTGACCCACACATCTGCCGGGCAACAAACAAGCTTGACACAGTGGAGCAGAGCTTCCTCTCACATCAGCGGCCTTCAGCCCTAGTCCTGGCCCTGTGCGTCTCTGGTGCCATGCTTCTGCTGGGCCTGGGGCTTTTCCTCTGGCTCAAGCATAGAGGTGAGTGTCTGAGGCCTAACAGTGTGGTAAAATACTTCAGAAACTGTGCTTGTACCCCTAGACTGTAGGCTGTTGTTCCTAAGCATGGTATGGTATCATATTTACAGTCTCTTCCCTTTCCCCTTGTCTTTTCCAAAGGAACTGTATCATCCTGCAACTGTGGATACAGGTATGGTGTTTATAATCTTTAAAAGGCACCTCGTCGGTGGAATTTTCATTGCTGGAAACAAAATTAGTTGTATTTCTGTTGTATTTCCAACAATAACTTAAGATTTTGTGAAGTTAAACTTTTTCAGGACGTGCCATCCTCACAATTTGTCAATGGCCCAAATACAGTTAATAAGTGAATACTTTACATGCCTGCATCCCAAGGAGTGGCACCAGGATCATGGTGTGGGTAGTATGGGCTAGGGGataactttattttcatttttccgaAGGGTGAAGTGGGACAACTGAAATAAGAATGCTCTCTGGGTGCTAATTTTAAAAGAACATGTTTATCCAAaagtgcaaaacaaaaatggaaaaagataAATATCCAACAGTCAGAGCTGGGCACAAAACAATTAGTCTCCAAGCACCAAAATTGAAAGGTAgtcattcagaaaataaataagtaaataaaataaaaaataaataaacagacacaGCTGCTTGTTAACAGGTACTTGCAACAGAGTCATGACTGCCTTTAGCATGatatttatttccttattttcagTCACTAATATTAGTAGCATACTGTACCTATCAAAGCAAAAGTGAACAAAACGGAATAATATATATTGTGTGGATTAAAAGCATTAATCTATCGGACATATAACCATATCACATTTCATATTATATCAAATATTGTATtcatgtggttttttttttccaatgggGCAAAATGCTTTTGAGAAATTGTAAaagttttgtctttgttttgtatTCTAATTTGCATATCCTTTACCTGCTTAAAATGGGAATTTTTTCTTAAAATGGCCTCTTTTGTTCTTTAGGCACAAACAAAAATGGGAAGCTCACAGTCAACCACCAGAAGGTATGATCCTTCCTGTTCTCtcatcacaaaacattttttggctgCATATGTGCTAATATTCATATCAATATTTCTTGGGTATATGAATAAATCAACCTAATTTAAACAGATGTATAAGCAACCAATTCTAGCAAAGTATTTTCTGTGTTATGTTAAGTCTCATTCAATAAAAGTAAAGTCATATAACAATGTTGTAATATCAAATAATCTCATCATGAAATTATATGAAATGACCTATAGGTATctcataaagtaaaaatgtatttaaataatatgtGAATATTTAAACAATGCAACTTGGTTTTGGTATGATCAATGTTGATATGTTTTCActgattatttacattttttgttcattgCCATATCTCTTGTGTGAATTTTGAACTCGCTTGCTACcaaattaatcaatcaattttgaTCTGGATGCTATTTTGCCTGCTAGCTTTGTTAAATGTGATGCAAAGCCTGTAGTAACCATTCCATTTCCCATTATATCACCACTAATATTCAACAAAACTGGATAGAGGGCATTTTATGCTTTTAATTTATCACCATTGCAACCTCCTCCTTTAATTCAGGAGAGCACAGTGACGACTCTGTTTCACTCTGTTGTCCACAAGTTTACCATAGATAGATTTTGAGTCAGAGAAGAACTTgccatgtgcagtgtgtgaaggAAGACTGTTAGCACCCAGTTGACCAGAGGAGGTCACTGATGTGCAATGAGACATGGTCCTGTGAATTGAATCCTTCAATACATGGGCCGGGTGTTTTAAAAAGATGAGCAACCCAGGAACTCTGAATCACCTTTTTGGATATTCATAGTCACTCTGATATGGGTTTTCAGTGTGTTCATAACTGTGTGGCTATATTCTGTCCTTCTGTGCTTCACTCTTTCCCTTGTTTTAAACAGTGCCAGTCTCTGAAATACCTTTATATGCCAATAGCATCGAAGCCAGTGAGTACATTTACCCTTACCCACATACATCCAGTTGACATTGAAATAGTTGTGGTAAATTAATTCCTCTGATCTGTCCTTTTTATTTCCTCTAGAAGGTGATACGGGTATCATATATGCAGATATCAGTGTGAAGAACATCACAAATGGTAAGCATTTCAGGTATTGTAATAACACACTTGTATAAAGTTCAGataattttacaacaacattttTAGGCTGTTAATATGCTACATGTACAGTCCTGATAAGAAACATTGCCTTGTTTAATGATGTAAAGGAATAACAGACAACAGTGTTGTGATCCCCTACAATGTGATTTATATTACACAGATCTGAGTTCTATGACAAAAGATGGGGAAAACGGTAAGCAAAACTTCCTATTGTTTCTGTTCTTCCCAGTCAGAGTTCTCCTCTCAAACACCGTGTATGAGAGTAATGTGCTTCCAATATAAgttattatataatttattgcCTTCCAAAAAGATAGAATCTGGCTAGACCTTTGTAATATTTTGCTAGGTAATCTGAGACAAAACTGCCAAGTGATCCTTAACTACATTATCTTTTTAGGTAAGGTAGTCTCTGAAAAATTTGAAGAATTGTATTTTAACAGATTCAAATCCttcagtcccctccaaaagtattggaacagcaaggccagttcctttgtttttgtcatacactgaatacatttggggttgttTTTGtcgacttctgaattcatcctgctgttatcatcatgagttacatcatcaataaagattagtgagcccactccagaa is a window of Conger conger chromosome 1, fConCon1.1, whole genome shotgun sequence DNA encoding:
- the siglec15l gene encoding sialic acid binding Ig-like lectin 15, like isoform X1, translated to MSDWVLCLLLLCCIIGCRGVQWSLDDSPKVDGTKGQYAILPCSFTHPEQQSFTGEILVKWITGTFHGPTMFQCSVMNSTEGRYEKCSDPNVPNRYSLRGNPRERNLSLLIQGLELSDIDQYYCRVELDNTRSTMYQSPKGTFLNIPDQGTLIVTKRRWKINHQGAFPSPPAPPEILSLSQVPGPPPSNVSLECVAEGNPRPTLTYHSPAGLEIPGSMLVPLVPSKVNRFRTMVHIPMATSDPHICRATNKLDTVEQSFLSHQRPSALVLALCVSGAMLLLGLGLFLWLKHRGTVSSCNCGYRHKQKWEAHSQPPEVPVSEIPLYANSIEAKGDTGIIYADISVKNITNDLSSMTKDGENDVCYAEVKFN
- the siglec15l gene encoding sialic acid binding Ig-like lectin 15, like isoform X2, translating into MSDWVLCLLLLCCIIGCRGVQWSLDDSPKVDGTKGQYAILPCSFTHPEQQSFTGEILVKWITGTFHGPTMFQCSVMNSTEGRYEKCSDPNVPNRYSLRGNPRERNLSLLIQGLELSDIDQYYCRVELDNTRSTMYQSPKGTFLNIPAPPEILSLSQVPGPPPSNVSLECVAEGNPRPTLTYHSPAGLEIPGSMLVPLVPSKVNRFRTMVHIPMATSDPHICRATNKLDTVEQSFLSHQRPSALVLALCVSGAMLLLGLGLFLWLKHRGTVSSCNCGYRHKQKWEAHSQPPEVPVSEIPLYANSIEAKGDTGIIYADISVKNITNDLSSMTKDGENDVCYAEVKFN